In the bacterium SCSIO 12741 genome, TCCGGCTTTCGGAAGTTGGGCATTTCGTTGAGTTTGTCCGTTAGACCAGAGGTATTCATCAGCCTGAAGTTTGGCACCGTAGGTATGCGGAAATCGACAAGCAATCACCGTATCCTGAGACGGCAACGAATCCTTTACAAATAGAAAGTCATAATGCGAACCACCACCCAATTGCTGAACAAGAGTTCCATGAACCGTACTAAAATGGTAAAACCCGAAAAAGGGTTTATCCGATTGAATCCAATGTTCAAAGGTGTCGACCTTAATTCTTGCGATGTACCAATCTGGATCTGGAGGAAAAGGTTGAAACTGATGTTGCTGATTTAATCCATCAAGGATAACCCCTTTATGATCTCCTTTTCGAGTAAATACCTGAATCACATTCACATTACGCCATCGCCCGTAAAAAGGCCTTTCCTGAGGTAAAATGACAGCCCGGGTTATCAAATTATTGATTGGTTCTAATCGAACCAATTCGGGATCTGATAAATGAAAAGTATCGGGCAACGAACCTTTTACGATTCGATAGACATGAACGGGTTTATCTGCACGAATTTTAACGGCTACGGAATCATTAAACTGGTAAAACTCCCCAGGATTAATCAGGGCTCCCGGCTTTTGATTGACCCATATATTGGTAGAATTCTCGGTGGCCAAAACCCGGTAGCTATAAATCGTATGCCGCGTATCCGGAAAATCCAGAAACAAGGTATCCGCATATCGATCCGGCACCATCATCTCATACATGTTATCCGCACAGCACGGCCCTGCATAATCAAAGCTGTGTACCGTGACCGCAATTTTCTGATCCGGGTTTCCCAGTGCCTGAATAAAGGTTCCCGCTAGATCGCCTACATGATAATTGCTATCCAGGAAGACCATGTTTCTAAACTGGTAACTCTCCCCGGCATTCAACATTATGGTGACCGTTTTATTTGGAATAAACTGACCGGTATGACTGGTATCGGTGGTTGTAATTTCAATGGGTGTATTATCGCAAAAGGCAGTGATACCAACAATGGTTGGCATTCCAGTCCTATTCGAATCGTTGTGATAGCCGCTGATGTGGTACTCCTTACCGGTGGAAATAACAGGTAAAATCGTCATCATACCAGCCCCTGTCACTTGGGGATATCGCCTTAGTGTAACACTAATGGGATGATCGCTCTGAATATGAAAGGTAGTATCGTGGGCAACCTCCATGTTAACAGCCACCCCCATATTGGGTAGCTCAATTTCCAAAACAGAATTCTTCTGAATGGAATAGGTCCGTTGATAATTCAACCCAGCCACAGACACCGTAAATTGGGTGGTATAATGAGAGGACACCAGTAGATACATGTCTTCATTGTTGGTATAGTAGTGCTGGTAATAATCGGGTACGCAAAACATGAATTCGGTCCCTGCCGTGGCATAACTCACCTGACTGGCCGCGGGTCGACCGAAAATCAACAATACCGCACAAAGCACCCAAAAGGGAAAGAGGTTCGTTTTTCTTTTCATCACCTTTAGGACAGGTGTTTTTGAAAAGGTTGGTTAATCAGAGGCGAGAACGAGAACGAGGTTATTC is a window encoding:
- a CDS encoding gliding motility-associated C-terminal domain-containing protein, with the translated sequence MKRKTNLFPFWVLCAVLLIFGRPAASQVSYATAGTEFMFCVPDYYQHYYTNNEDMYLLVSSHYTTQFTVSVAGLNYQRTYSIQKNSVLEIELPNMGVAVNMEVAHDTTFHIQSDHPISVTLRRYPQVTGAGMMTILPVISTGKEYHISGYHNDSNRTGMPTIVGITAFCDNTPIEITTTDTSHTGQFIPNKTVTIMLNAGESYQFRNMVFLDSNYHVGDLAGTFIQALGNPDQKIAVTVHSFDYAGPCCADNMYEMMVPDRYADTLFLDFPDTRHTIYSYRVLATENSTNIWVNQKPGALINPGEFYQFNDSVAVKIRADKPVHVYRIVKGSLPDTFHLSDPELVRLEPINNLITRAVILPQERPFYGRWRNVNVIQVFTRKGDHKGVILDGLNQQHQFQPFPPDPDWYIARIKVDTFEHWIQSDKPFFGFYHFSTVHGTLVQQLGGGSHYDFLFVKDSLPSQDTVIACRFPHTYGAKLQADEYLWSNGQTQRNAQLPKAGTYWVRQRLYGACDTLEHTDTLEVVYDSLWYEAQMGPSVCPHDSTWVNLSGNYKKLLWQDSSDWVSRFIIPDSSYHYRMLIGNCWFEDSVFSESLPAPELFALDPVEVCDSGKLNLALGVSDTNHQFQWKPEQHFIYGNTDTPTVLIKEPFTAYLVTTNHLGCERVDSLPIGLATPDSSYSLNSEGWLACEQASIQLSIYHDDLASAEWHLGSTILEGEEVFMEGPPNTTWQGEVYVRYGDFCRDTIPFLIELDSMIIAEAVNAFTPNGDGLNDRFHPLKDPALHRCSDFQIYSRWGNLVFESTEQQRYWEGMVHGKPATDGTYFYIVKYADAEYKGSLTLVR